AACCAGTCTGGCCATGCTTCTCTGACCTTTGCCATCAATAAGGCATTTTCACCCATAGAACAGCCAATCACTGggcattttcctttttctggccATTCTCTCTAAGCcccagagattattattattattattattattaaacatgatttttatagccccaacatattacacagcgttgtacattaaataggggttacaaatgacagaagaatacagacagtgacacaggaggaggagaggaccctgccccgaagagcttacaatccaggaggagggggaagtatcacacaataggagggggatatgtagtggtgggaagtagtgagggattcAAACCGGTTGTGGGTGATGGTGGTGCCCTGGTGGATGTCCATGGTGCCCAATGACCACCTGGGTTCTGCTGGATCTGAACAATGCAGATATGGGACTTTTCATGGCCCAAGCTGCCATCCTCCATAGGACTCCATTCTGCCTGGGAAGATGGTTGTGGGTGGAAATCCCAACAGATCAGGACTTTGTGAAATACTAAGACTGCCTGGCACCAACATCCCTGCCATGTTTGAAGTCACGTAGATCACCCATTTTGGTGATCTGTTTGATCTTTAGCCGGGCAATGTCGACATTTTCTAAATGCAATGAGTTGCTggtatgtgattggctgatatttGTGATCAGTTGAATGATGTCCCTACAAACATACAGATTTGTCTATAATTCCTTGCTGTCAGATATCACAGTGAGTGAGAGAGTCGCCTCCACCAGTGCCAGCTTCTGGATGTCCTGTTCTTCTGAGTGTCCCCATCACTGGAGGTTTGATGTAGAATGCTGCGATGTTCTCTACGGATTATGTCAAACGATGAATACGGATGGTCATGTGACATTCACCGGTCTACAACCGTCCTCTGAGTATCAGGTCAGCATCACCCTGCACAATAATCAGAAACAATACAAGCTGAAGCCAAGACTCATCAGGACGAAGCATTCAGGTGAGGGAACTTTTTATACAAAGTTTGTCTTGTGTTGATGATTATTCATTCTGATATAAATCCAGAATTTATAGGAAAGGATTACGTTTTTACTTCTTGTTTCATACGAGAGTTCCTGCATGGTGATGCACAATCACTACTTGCGTTCCATCTTGAATTGGACATTAAACATTGGATTTACAAAGTTAGTGGTTGATAACACTTATCCATGACTATCAGCCCAAATGTAATGAATTCTCAGCGGCAGCCCCCTGTGCTGGCCATACATCCAACAATGCCATCCTTCCAAAGAACCAATCATGGAAAGTATTGGCACCTTCCAAATAAATGGCGGTCACAGGAGGTCAGCGACCAATAATTTAGCATTTCCATTAAAAAGGGTCTAAACCTTTGATGTCTTTCTGTACATTGGATCATGTTGTGATTAGGCTAGATAAggcttatattatatattattatcatatttataaatgattccaaAGTTGtattcaaatcattttattttctatatgtaaatGAGGAACACATTTGGAACATTTTTGCACTCTACTGTAATGGTTTCCAGACTTTTACCTAATTTGCACAGCCCCAAATATCCACCCCAAAAATAATACCACAATGGTAAAAATGCAAAGCGAGTGGTAAAGTTCCAAGGAAACTTCAAATCCTAATTTGGAACTCATTCATACATACGTATTGAATGAATGATAAAATCTGCAATGTGTTGCTGTCATTCACTGCTCTCATACCACGGAGGAACACGCAACATACTCTGGGGACTCAGGGGAGGTAAATTGGGGgggtttaaagaaatacattcatttatttgaaaaaattgaaaataaaaagtatatttgtcAAAGGGCTCACCACTAGATTGGCAGGAACGTATAAGGGGTGCAGAAGCCTTCAGCTTCACCAACGCACCCCTAATAGGTTGATGGATTTTAGAAGGCGGTGCCCAGGATGCGGGTCCTGTACATGCAGGAGgttggtaactgctgactgggtaGGACCAATGCTAGATCTTGGACAAGCCAAGATCTGGGGTCAGTATGCCAAGGTGTCAATATCATGATATGCAAACTGGAACCTGAAAACTAGGAGCCTAGGAGAACTCCTAGTTCAGGCAACATCATGTTGCAGTTACTTTCCTAATATAGGGAAGTCATTTGACAAATAGAGATCATATAaccagcaggtaacagaacccaccaccagagggagtgacGGCAGATCAGGTGGTGTTTACACTTTCGCCAGCAGATGGAGCACATTTGCAGAATACCCTGgccctctggggtaaaggggcagctctcaagGAGTCACATGGTTCAGACCAGAAAGTAACCAGTAAATGTGATCCAGGTCAGAGATGCTGCTGGGTGCAGAGGAGTGCAAGATGGTGACCCATAAGTGGGATTTGTACTTTGATTTTGCTCTTTGTGTTCAGCATATACCAAGGACAGATTCTGGGGAGCTTGCTGACCTATATGCATGTCCTTGAGTGTAAGGGGAAACTAGGCTGCCCACAGAAACCTGGGACTCCAGGCCCCTGGGGCGACATGCTGGCCACTtgtgccaccatgctgcctccATGGAATAGTCATCTTACTCAGCAGTttcatagttagtcaggttgaaaaaatacacaaatccaaCTTCTGGGGAAATAAACCTACCAGAAATCTGTATACTCCAAATAGAACCAtgtatacatagttgatccagaggaaggttaAAAAAACCCCTTATAAACATGGTTCAGATGAGATTGTTCTTGTATTTAACAAACCTAACCATTTaagtaaatacaaattacaaatttacaGTCTATGATTCCCACTACTACAGCACTGATCCAGTGGGACATAAGAGTCCTCCAGGTATTTGTAGAGCTCGTACCATGCCATCTCCTAATCTTACACAAGCCTTGAATTTGTTTTCCCCCAGTCTACCGGTATTTTGATGTGAAATTTCCCACAAAGCAAGATTGGACCGGGCCTGCAAACATTACGAGCTTCCAGGTAAGTAACGAGGTATAGCTTGGCCCCATGATGGGTAGGTGAAATATTGGTTGGAGAACCAGATCACTACAAAGATCCGCTTCTACCTGGAAGTTGATTGTTGGGCAACCATAATGCCACCTTGGACAGAAGGATGCAGAGGACCTGCCAAGTCTTTCTTCATATCATCAGCTGGAGTTTGATGAAGAAGGTTGAAGCCCCAGGTCACATGGTCAAGGTTGGGTGCTTGTCCAAAATCACAAATCCTATTATAATGTGTAGACCTCCTGGCTGGATATGCTCTCCGAAACCAATGCTGGGTATGCTGGGATGCAGGGACATACCCTCCTCCCTCATGACACAGTTATGGAGCCAAATATCATTTATCAGATATCTTTCTGCTGATATATGGAATAGAGGATACAATTCATATGATGGATACTGGTTGGGTAGGTGCAGTCATGGCATGGTGGTGGGTCCCGAGGAACCCATTGACATATGTGAACTTATTTCACCACATCCTCTCCAGAGTTATTGGGGTGggggtctggttttaatattatcACCCCAAGACAACGCTTGAGGAATATCACTCCAAAAATGATACTAATATTGCAGGGGTAATTACTTATATCTTAGTGCAGACTGAGCCAAAATCATGAAATAACATTTTGGAGGAATTCCACACACAGTACAGTAATATTCCATGACATCGGCTGTTGGGGTATTTCCCATTTAGTGTTATTTTTCCTCTCTGTGGGTTTTCCTGCTTCTCATTGAGGATAGAGATGCAAGTGTTAATGCCTGTGTAATAAAAAGGAAGCACAGCTCTAGACAGATCGTAAGTATTGCAGCATGTTTATTCCATGTTGCAGCTTTGGGGATCCCATTGATAAAGAAAAGGGCTTTCATCTCATATTGCTTTCTGGTTCCTGTAGAAATCAATGATATCTCATGTTTCTGATCTAATAGATTTCCTTCTAGAAAAGATTAGCTTCCATTTTGATAATTGTTACATTATTGTATTAAATTCCCGGCTTGGAATTTGCAAACCACGAATGTTCCACGTTCTTTCCTTTAGTTTGTTAGATGATATGGATGATTGTATTTGTTCTTTCTGTCACTTATAGATAATCATCTCAGCCAGAAGGATCTACGACCAGTCCTTTGTTAGAGATGAAACCTTCTGGGCTCCCCACAATGGCACGGAATATAAAGTGGCACCTTCCAAATAAATGGCGGTCACAGGAGGTCAGCGACCAATAATTTAGCATTTCCATTAAAAAGGGTCTAAACCTTTGATGTCTTTCTGTCCATTGGATCATGTTGTGTTTGTGGATAGATAGggcttataatatatattattaaaatatatataaatcattccAAAGTTGtattcaaatcattttattttctatatgtaaatGAGGAACACATTTGGAAAAAATTTGCACTACTGTAATGGTTTCCAGACTTTTACCTAATTTGCACAGCCCCAATATCCaccccaaaaatattaaaacaatggtaaaaatgCAAAGCGAGTGGTAAAGTTCCAAGGAAACTTCAAATCCTAATTAGGAACTCATTCATACATACGTATTGAATGACTGGTAAAATCTGCAATGTGTTGCTGTCATTCACTGCTCTCATACCATGGAGGAACACGTAACATACTCTGGGGACATAAGGGAGATAAATTGAGGGAGGGgggttaaaaaatacattaatttatttaaaaaaatttgaaaataaaaagtatatttgtcGAAGGGCTCACCACTAGATTGGCAGGAACGTATAAGGGGTGCAGAAGCCTTCAGCTTCACCAACGCAGCCCCTGGATTTTAGGAGGCGGTGCCCAGGATGCGGGTCCTGTACATTCAGGAGgttggtaactgctgactgggtGGGACAAATGCTCAGTACAAGAGCAAAAGCCAAAAGcatagtcagacaagccaagaTCTGGGGTCAGTATGCCAAGGTGTTAATATCATGATATGCAAACTGGAACCTGAAAACTAGGAGCCTAGGCGAACTCCTAGTTCAGGCAACATCATGTTGCAGTTACTTTCCTAATATAGGGAAGTAATTTGACAAATAGAGATCATATAaccagcaggtaacagaacccaccaccagggGGAGTGCTGGCAGATCAGGTGGTGTTTACACTTTCGCCAGCAGATGGAGCACATTTGCAGAATACCCTGGCCCTCTGGGGTAAGGGGGCAGCTCTCAAGGAGTCACATTGTTCAGACCAGAAAGTAACCACTGAATGTGATCCCGGTCAGAGCTGCTGCTGGGTGCAGAGGAGTGCAAGTTGGTGACCCATCACTTTGATTTTGCTCTTTGTGTTCAGCATATACCAAGGACAGATTCTGGGGAGCTTACTGACCTATATGCATGTCCTTGAGTGTGAGGGGAAACTAGGCTGCCCACAGAAACCTGGGACTCCAGGCCTCTGGGGCGACATGCTGGCCAcatgagccaccatgctgcctccaTGGAATAGCCATCTTGCCCAGCAGTttcatagttaggttgaaaaaatacacaaatccaacttctagggaaataaacctacCAGAAATCTGTATACTCCAGATAGAACCAtgtatacatagttgatccagaggaaggttaaaaaaaccctcaaaaacaTGGTTCAGATGagatttttcttgtatttaacAAACCTAACCATTTAAGTaaatacaaatgacaaatttACAATCTATGATTCCCACTACTACAGCACTGATCCAGTGGGACATAAGGGTCCCCCAGGTATTTGTAGAGCTCATACCATGCCATCTCCTAATCTTACACAAGCCTTGAATTTGTTTTCCCCCAGTCTACCGGTATTTTGATGTGAGATTTCCCACAAAGCAAGATTGGACCGGGCCTGCAAACATTACAAGCTTCCAGGTAAGTAACAAGGTATAGCTTGGCCCCATGATGGGTAGGTCAAATAATGGTTGGAGAACCAGGTCACTACAATATCAAATATCAGTTGCAAACCACGAATGTTCTGTGTTCTTTCCTTTAGTTTGTTAGATGATATGGATGATTGTATTTGTTCTTTCCGTCATTCCTTATAGATAATCATCTCAGCCAGAAGGATCTACGACCAGTCCTTTGTTAGAGATGAAACCTTCTGGGCTCCCCACAATGGCACGGAATATAAAGTCCTCCTCCAGCATGGAGCCAACCACACCATCACCCTGCAAGGAATCACAGTGGTGGGATTTGAGACCATTAAGGAATGGAACATTGAAACCGATATCGGAGGTATGAAAACACCTAACAGTAATATTGAATTTCCTCTGATGTGCACGGCTGAGAAACTGAGCCAAACTTCCAAACATGGAATGTGCAAGTATTTCTCAATTCCAATAGTTGTCAGGTAACAAACCCCCATAACATGGCCACCCAGTCCTTCTGTGGATGTAGCACAGAGATCACATCATGAATATTTCGGAATGAGTAATGTAAAATATGCTCAGCTCAATGTCTTCCATCCCTAATGTACAAAAATGCAAAGGCACCAACAATCAGTGACAACACTCGGGTCTGGCCAGGTCTGGGTGTTGGGTTATATCACAACCAAGTGTATGGAGTCCAGACGGTCTCCACTTGTTTCCTCCAggggtttcctccaggtgctcCCGATTCCCCCCAAAATCCAGAGTAGTATGGTCACCTGATGAACGTCAGACCCAGCCCAACATCTAGCATCTTCAGAGGAAGACCTGTaatggcagcccctatatttcCCTTAAAGGTAATGAGTAAGGGAGATCCAGAGAGTCGGGGAGGCTTAGGAAAACGTTATGAGGTAGGTAGGTTGGacaaaagctgtggagggatttgaagacaaagcacaggagatgaatttgattctcaggtgaaatgaaagccagtgcATAGAATTACAGGTAGAAGCAGCAGAAGGATGTGGTGGAAAGGcagtgtatcaggtaggtaggaggcTAGGTAGGTAGGTGTgtgggctgtgtatggggtaggtaggtgggaaggctgtgtgtatggggtaggtaggtgggaaggctgtgtatagggtaggtaggtgggaaggctgtgtatgggggtaggtaggtgggaaggcagtgtatggggtaggtaggtgggaaagcagtgtatggggtaggtaggtgggaaggctgtgtatggggtaggtaggtagttgggaaggctgtgtatgggggtaggtaggtggtatgactgtgtattgggtaggtaggtgggcaggctgtgtatggggtaggtaggtgggcaggctttgtatggggtaggtaggtgggaaggctgtgcatGGGGTAGGTGGTATGactgtgtattgggtaggtaggtgggcaggttgtgtatggggtaggtaggtgggaaggctgtgtatatggtaggtaggtgggaaggatggatgagtctggctgcagcattcataatagattgtagaggagagagtcgggttagtggaattccagagaggaggaggttacagtagtccagacgagagatgataagagcgtgtacaaggagtttgggggtctctggggacaggtaggggcggattttggagatgaaagtgacagaacctggaaatgttctgaatatgggggataaagGTGACACCAAGTAGTATACAACCTCTTCACATAGAAAACTCCCAGCCATGCACAACATTCATTGAAGATACAACTGGAATTATTTGGTAAAATTGAGGACAAGAACTCAATGTAATATCCAGATTTCCTTTTCAGATCCTCCTCACCATCCCCCGAATACTCTGGGAACAAACTCCACATTAAAGCTGTACCCGGTGTCGCCACTCAATGGACCAATCAGGTTAGAGAGTAATGTATTCTGCAGAACTTTCTATAGACATCTATGGGGATCATCTGACGTTTCCGTACTTTGATCATTTCTGTGGTCTCATAAATAGTGGGTGCACTTCATCTTCCTGGGTGCCAACATCACAAATGTCATATACACATCAGAGAAAGAAGAAACTAAGTTATCTCCACCACTCTCAGACGTCTCTGCTTGTCCATTACCTACATTCAGGATTCCCCACAAGCTTCTCATCCAAGCATGTTGTTGTTTGTGTGCAGTAAGATGTACCATGGTATTCTATGTATGATTTCTCTGTTTCTCGTCTGTTGTACAATTCTACAGaatatggtggcactatataaatctaaaatattatcattattaatattttgcagttaACCAGTTCTGAGATTCAGTAGCCATGCtagtttttattttgattaggGACATTCTCAGCAATTATAGACAATACCTGGTGACCCTGCCAGAAATATCGAGtcgagaaaacaaaaacattcccattgccatatttattaaagcattggACACCGTACCCCGAAAATATCATTGACATAGAAAAGTCGGTAGAGACCATTCAGATTGAGTTTTTATAATTAATGATAATGTGGATTACTTCAGATCTAGATCAGATCTCAATACGGAGCTGAAAGAATGCAGCCAAAATAACAACCAACAAGGGGGCCACATgtgttgtataataataatgtgtttatttatatttgtatatttggggGGTGATTAATGTCGTTAGATTTTTGTTATGGGGACATGATCTTGTaacaatataatgataaatattattGGTTGGGATGTATGAGCAGCATTAGGTATATAGGAAGACGTTGTTAAAGACACATAAAGTGAATGTCAGAGTTTTATTCACCGTTACTATTCCCTCCACAGCTCCTATGATATAATTGTCTATGTGGACCAAGTCATGAATATGAGTGTGGATTGTCCAGGATTCACCAACACACCCTACAACTCCAGCTTGGCTCAAAGTTCCTATACAGCAGCTGTTCTACCAGCAGAGACCCTCACCGGATCCCGGACCTTCATCCTGGGGGATAACCAATATTATAATGGGTTCCACAATGCCCCTCTTACCCCCAACCACAACTACAATGTCTACATTCGGGTTTCCAGCAGCTGGAAGGAGGTGAACTATTATCTGCTTTTATTTGTTGGAATTTCCTTCTGTCTTTCCATGTGCAGTTACTAAAACTTATTTCACTTACGACATGTTGgtcataaaatacaaaagaatacaatataatGGAAGAAAGTGAATAAGTCTATGGTCTTCAACCAACATGACAAAAGATTAGCTACGGTCCTTCCTAAGATATTTATAATCTTACGAGTTCACTTTTAACTTTTGCATTGCATAAGTGAATTGTAAAAGTACACAGAGAATAAATTTATTGGCCAAGAACTGGAAAAGGATTGTCACTCCATGTCAAGCGGAATCTTGCAATTCTACTCACATGAGTGCTGGCAGTTGGCAAGTTGCCCCAGATGTATCTTAAGCTTGTTAGGTCCTCCTGCCCTTGGCATGTCCCCGTGTATAAGAATAGGAGAAAACGACAACTGCCAATCAGAATCAGAgcataaaaattaaaagcaaattaaaagcaCATCATGTGTATAGGTGGGGGGACCTGGTTTCCAACATGTGATAAAGTATATCAGGTGCTAAAGATTCTTCATCTGGCATGGTTAGGATCCAAGTCCCAGGGGGTAGGAAGCCCCTTTAATTGACTCAACTCAAGctcatactgtgtaataaaacgTGAAGGGAATAGAAACATGAAATAGTTATGACAGGTCatctttaatttcatttttaaataatttgcattggATAAGGCTTGTCTAAATCTGATAACATTGCaagaataagattttttttgatgaACCCTACTGTCCGAATTACCGATCAGTGGCTTCATTTTGTGCCGCACAGCtttaaatgaattgttttttgctttttcttttcctagctgtaaatacattttatgttggtGACACTTCAAAAATTATCTGTTAAAACTGTGATCGCATGTTCTGGTATAGCTAATTGTAGGAAGAACCTGGATCACTGCGCCTGTATatggaggccgccatcttggtagaggcagggctttgcttcctcatgtcagagcctccagctaGGAGAACGGTGGTGACTTCAACAAATCTGCTGAGACCAACAAAGGCAGCAgagccttagatgatctcacactgcagatatactgCTATGTGTATACAGAAATGTATGTGAAAGATGGGATAGCCCTTCCCTTTCccccaaaatatacataaaaaatatttaagtccTGATATACAGGGAGTTCAATGTTCTGCTGCTTCTTCCCTTGCAGGTGCAGAAGTCGTCCTGTTCCTTGGCCGGAGTGATTTAAGGTCAGTGGGTTTCTATCATATTGTAATATCACTTAGAGTGTCTGTGCTGAGAGATGAAAACAAACTTTTGCAATCTTCTCTATTattctacactgagctgcacatctCGGTGTACAATCCTGGCTTAGCTCGCCCGGGGAATGGATGAACATCCACACACATAGGCTGGTATTACGACATTCCAACCAggagatcctgaacccagaagagggCCAGGTGATGTCTCTCCTCCATTCTTggcggggtgccctggtgaattCGGAGGCTGGTGCCTTAGACTTTGTGCCTCGTACACATCTCTGCCAAGTGGGCTGATGACATTCAGGGTCCACCACCCCAACCGTGACAACGTGATAGGCTGATATTTGTGGTGGGCAAACTGGGTAGTTGCTCAGGACCCCACATACCTTAGGGTCACCAGATGCTTTTTCGTGATACAGGGGCTTTTCTTTTCCAATGATTTTGGGGAATAATTTTCTTCCAGTAATCACAGAAACATTTATTACCCCCACTGACCAACAATGAAAGGATATTTATTACTCCCATTCACATAGGGGCAATTTGTACTTTCACTGACCACAATTTTGCCCCCAAACACTGTGACGGAAATTTTGgggtgtattttttaattttttaccttttaatttgaCAGTTTTTTGCTCATGGCCAAATGTAATCTAAGAGTTATTTAATTAACAAGAGAGCTCAGCAGTCActaaaataaatgtccaaatCTAGGTTGAATTGACGGGggaatataatataattagaTTCATTTGAGGTGTATCTATAAATTATTTCCAGTCAATTCACTCTAAATTcacccataatttttttttatacatttagcatttcctattgtgaaaTCTTGTAACaaaacgagtcattgttttattgggAAGTGTGTAGAGAGAGTTAAACATTTATTGGGGAATCGtctataaatagagccatttGTGTCAGTGGATATTGTTCAGCTGTGTGCGGTTGTTAGTAAAAATTTGGGttggatttaataaataaatttagacCGCTTACCAACCAAGTAAATGATCACTCTGCAGGGGATAATCAATAATAGCTTGGTGATTGTGTTTATTGTTCACTGTGCTTTGaatatccaatcacgtgcaagagaataaaaagcaacattttccctgcatatgattggatgattgacaCCAGCAGAGCCCGATcagattcactaagcaaagtgaactATACCAAGCAAAGAGATGATTCAATTTtctaagtgaattattccattAATATTTCCAAAATGGTAACAGTATCCCTTTAGCATCACTCCAAATAAAAGGGTTGGAGAGGTCCTCCTTATACTCTCTGGGGCCCAATGCAcatttgatttgtatttctgtaaattccAGTTGTCTTATATTTGTTTCTTGTATTTGCAGGAATGATTGACACGTGAAGGATTAGATACATGGCTACAATGAATTATAATCAACATGGTGCAATCAACCTTGCAGCGTAATAATCAGGAACTGGCCATTGTGTCGGATATTTAGATTTCTACTCATTGATTCTGCTCCCTATAGATTTGCTTaaggcaggcatgggcaaactccAGCCCGAGGGCCGTGGGCTTTTTATTCCCGGGGATCAAATTTTGATACAAAATTGTCCTCTGGCTAAAAAGTGTGACCAACAAGATTGTTCCCATTGAAATGGAATGCAATTTGaaagtatgttttcttttacttttagttaacaGGTTTTACACATAGTTTCtataagttcatacaaacactctccatccatctgatactggcccggcccatctgtcaaattttaaaactcattgtggcccctgagccaacaagtttgcccacccctggcctaAGGGGCCACTGTAACTGATTTATTCCTGAAGCCCAATTCCTACAAAATGGTCATCTTGGAAGGAATGGTGAAGAGTTAGAACTTCTTCTTGGGttggtttatattgctgtctgtgtccacgCTGGGGTAATTTACCAGACTTCCTGTGTCAGTGACGAGGGTCAGAGGGACAGGGAGTAAGGATAAATCATGAGCAGCAAAAAACTCTTCCACTTAGTAAAATCTCTTCCAAGGAGACTCGTAGAGAAGAGTTCTTGCTTCTGACATTGGTAAGTCATTGTCCTTGAAGGATAGCCCATTAGTGGCGATGAAGGGTTTGTGATTGTTTGGATAGAATCCCACCACGGTTCTGGGATCTGACCTACCTTACTGTCAACAAACAAGTTACCTGTCCATGGGTATATTGTACAGGTAATACCACaccacaaaaacaatattatactAATTAGGGAAAACTGATCACAAGTTTTTTAGGCATTCACTTCATCATCTAT
This Pyxicephalus adspersus chromosome 6, UCB_Pads_2.0, whole genome shotgun sequence DNA region includes the following protein-coding sequences:
- the LOC140332345 gene encoding sushi domain-containing protein 1-like; protein product: MLNPSPYKISYDEGEEVTVYCIDGYYPSHERTRCDQPLTPQEWTPAITCTDITVSERVASTSASFWMSCSSECPHHWRFDVECCDVLYGLCQTMNTDGHVTFTGLQPSSEYQVSITLHNNQKQYKLKPRLIRTKHSVYRYFDVRFPTKQDWTGPANITSFQIIISARRIYDQSFVRDETFWAPHNGTEYKVLLQHGANHTITLQGITVVGFETIKEWNIETDIGDPPHHPPNTLGTNSTLKLYPVSPLNGPISSYDIIVYVDQVMNMSVDCPGFTNTPYNSSLAQSSYTAAVLPAETLTGSRTFILGDNQYYNGFHNAPLTPNHNYNVYIRVSSSWKEVQKSSCSLAGVI